A genomic segment from Bacillus cereus G9842 encodes:
- a CDS encoding ABC transporter permease subunit — translation MAKKGNVLQQLGSLIGLVLIIVVITALNPAFIEIPNLFNILRQVSINALIAFGMTFVILTGGIDLSVGSILALSSALVAGMMASGMDPFLAMAVGLLAGLVMGIVNGIIIAKGKVAPFIATLATMTIFRGLTLVYMDGRPITGLGDHLMFQMFGRGYFLGIPVPAVTMMIAFAVLYFILKKTTFGRRTFAIGGNEEAAALSGINVTRIKVMIYGLSGILAALAGIVLTSRLDSAQPTAGTSYELDAIAAVVLGGTSLSGGRGWIVGTFIGVLIIGVLNNGLNLLGVSSFFQQVVKGLVILLAVLIDRRKEA, via the coding sequence ATGGCTAAGAAGGGGAATGTATTACAACAACTCGGTTCTTTAATCGGTTTAGTATTAATTATCGTCGTAATTACAGCTTTAAATCCAGCGTTCATTGAAATTCCAAATTTATTTAATATACTGCGTCAAGTATCGATTAATGCGCTTATTGCATTCGGAATGACCTTCGTAATTTTAACAGGGGGTATTGACTTATCGGTAGGTTCTATTTTAGCATTATCAAGTGCACTTGTTGCTGGAATGATGGCAAGTGGCATGGATCCGTTCCTTGCAATGGCAGTTGGACTATTAGCAGGTCTTGTAATGGGAATTGTAAACGGTATCATCATTGCGAAAGGAAAAGTAGCTCCATTTATTGCAACTTTAGCAACAATGACTATTTTTCGTGGGTTGACGCTTGTTTATATGGACGGACGTCCGATCACCGGTCTTGGTGATCATTTAATGTTCCAAATGTTTGGCCGCGGTTATTTTCTTGGTATTCCGGTACCAGCTGTTACAATGATGATCGCTTTCGCAGTACTGTACTTCATTTTGAAGAAAACGACATTTGGCCGTCGTACATTTGCAATTGGTGGAAATGAAGAAGCAGCAGCACTATCAGGTATTAATGTTACGAGAATTAAAGTAATGATTTACGGTCTTTCCGGAATTTTGGCAGCGCTTGCAGGTATTGTCTTAACATCACGACTAGATTCTGCACAGCCGACTGCAGGTACTTCTTACGAATTAGATGCAATTGCAGCAGTTGTATTAGGTGGAACAAGTCTTTCTGGGGGAAGAGGATGGATTGTTGGTACATTCATCGGTGTACTAATTATCGGTGTACTAAATAACGGTTTAAATTTATTAGGTGTATCTTCTTTCTTCCAACAAGTTGTAAAAGGACTTGTAATCTTACTAGCTGTATTAATTGATCGCCGAAAAGAAGCATAA
- a CDS encoding MDR family MFS transporter: MEQQENQNRKLLLIGLVIAMLFAALDGTIVGTAMPRIVGDLGGLSLMTWLTTAYMLTSTTVVPIAGKLADLLGRRNVYITGLVIFMIGSALCGMANGMTELIIFRGIQGLGGGIMMPMAMIIIGDMFTGKERAKWQGIFGALYGLASVIGPQVGGWIVDAVNWRWVFYINLPVGILATIFIAMGLKSHKQTGPIKIDIAGIFTMILGVVSLLLALTFGGKDYAWDSWQIIGLFALAVIGIVSFVIVETKAEEPILPMHFFKNRTFTILNAIGFFMSIGMFGAIMFVPFFMQGIVGVSAAESGTIMTPMMITMIVMSIIGGQLVLKVGVKPQIIAGMLIMAGGFWLLTTMDMHTTKLTATSYMMVIGLGMGLVMPTLTLALQESFPKKDLGVVTSSSQFFRQIGGTFGITILGSIMNNTSGTTLTNKLVPVLDTFPKEAGQMVTKFKDMIHTDPQGLYSMLFSPEALKQMPEAFANSIVPILKNSLVDSLHTVFLTGLVFIVVGAIFTIFLQKIKLSDRKKDAKEPAVEEKEKTVSYS, from the coding sequence ATGGAACAACAAGAAAATCAAAATAGAAAGTTGTTGTTAATCGGTTTAGTAATCGCGATGCTATTTGCTGCATTAGATGGAACAATTGTTGGTACAGCAATGCCACGTATCGTCGGTGACCTAGGCGGATTAAGTTTAATGACATGGTTAACAACAGCATATATGTTAACATCAACGACAGTTGTACCAATTGCAGGTAAGTTAGCGGATTTACTTGGTCGTCGTAACGTATATATAACAGGGCTAGTTATTTTCATGATTGGTTCGGCGTTATGTGGTATGGCAAATGGTATGACAGAATTAATTATTTTCCGTGGTATTCAAGGTCTTGGTGGCGGTATTATGATGCCAATGGCTATGATTATTATTGGAGATATGTTCACGGGAAAAGAACGTGCGAAATGGCAAGGTATTTTTGGTGCGTTATACGGTCTTGCTTCTGTAATTGGACCACAAGTTGGTGGGTGGATTGTAGATGCAGTGAACTGGAGATGGGTATTCTACATTAACTTACCGGTTGGTATTTTAGCAACAATCTTTATTGCAATGGGATTAAAATCACATAAACAAACAGGACCAATTAAAATTGATATCGCTGGAATCTTTACGATGATTCTAGGTGTTGTAAGTTTATTACTTGCGCTAACGTTTGGCGGAAAAGATTATGCATGGGACTCTTGGCAAATTATCGGTTTATTTGCACTAGCTGTAATTGGTATCGTTAGCTTTGTTATTGTTGAAACGAAAGCTGAAGAGCCGATTTTACCAATGCATTTCTTTAAAAATCGCACATTTACAATACTGAATGCGATTGGATTCTTTATGAGTATTGGAATGTTCGGCGCGATTATGTTCGTACCATTCTTCATGCAAGGTATTGTAGGAGTAAGTGCTGCTGAATCAGGAACAATTATGACTCCAATGATGATTACAATGATTGTAATGAGTATTATCGGTGGGCAACTTGTATTAAAAGTTGGTGTAAAACCACAAATTATCGCAGGTATGCTTATTATGGCGGGTGGTTTCTGGTTATTAACAACGATGGATATGCACACAACGAAGCTTACAGCTACTTCTTATATGATGGTTATCGGTTTAGGAATGGGTCTTGTAATGCCGACATTAACATTAGCGTTACAAGAAAGCTTCCCGAAAAAAGACCTTGGTGTCGTAACGTCATCAAGTCAGTTCTTCCGTCAAATTGGTGGAACATTTGGTATTACAATTTTAGGATCAATTATGAATAACACTTCAGGTACAACGTTAACAAATAAATTAGTACCTGTATTAGATACATTCCCGAAAGAAGCGGGACAAATGGTAACGAAATTTAAAGATATGATTCACACAGATCCACAAGGTTTATATTCGATGCTATTTAGCCCAGAGGCATTAAAACAAATGCCAGAAGCGTTCGCTAACAGCATTGTACCTATTTTGAAAAACTCTTTAGTAGACTCGCTTCATACTGTATTCTTAACAGGATTAGTATTTATCGTAGTAGGTGCCATCTTTACGATTTTCTTACAAAAAATTAAATTATCAGATCGTAAAAAAGATGCTAAAGAGCCTGCTGTAGAAGAAAAAGAAAAAACTGTATCATACTCGTAA
- the rbsR gene encoding ribose operon transcriptional repressor RbsR, producing MSTIKDVAKLAGVSVATVSRVLNKNGYVHEDTLKKVERAIEMLDYKPSTVARSLYNKKSRLIGLVVPNIVNPFFPEVARAVEDVAHKQGYTVVLCNSDESLEKEKQYIDVLRQNNVDGFIVATNPQNSVNYMNLSVPVVAIDRMFNERIPTVYADNYAGSQAATKLLLDKGCKHIAHIRGPRDVSTANERFEGFVDVITQNNLSYMIAESTFDPANSERVAMELLEEYPHIDGIVAGNDLIAIGIVKAALQKGIAIPDDLQIIGFDGISLTEMMYPSITTVAQPIYEMGKIATELLLEQMEGNTLEEKHYRLPIEIIERNTTK from the coding sequence ATGAGTACGATTAAAGACGTTGCGAAATTAGCGGGAGTATCTGTTGCGACCGTTTCCAGAGTTTTAAATAAAAATGGATATGTTCACGAAGATACATTAAAAAAGGTAGAGCGTGCAATTGAGATGTTAGATTATAAGCCTAGTACAGTAGCGCGTTCACTGTATAATAAAAAGTCTCGTTTAATTGGCTTAGTTGTTCCAAATATCGTGAATCCGTTCTTTCCAGAAGTTGCACGTGCCGTAGAAGATGTAGCACATAAACAAGGTTACACAGTTGTCCTTTGTAACTCTGATGAAAGTTTAGAAAAAGAGAAACAATACATTGATGTACTTAGACAAAATAATGTAGATGGATTTATTGTAGCAACGAATCCACAAAATAGTGTTAATTACATGAATTTATCTGTCCCGGTTGTTGCGATTGACCGTATGTTTAATGAGCGTATTCCTACTGTATATGCAGATAACTATGCAGGAAGTCAGGCTGCGACAAAGTTGTTACTAGATAAAGGATGTAAACATATTGCACATATTCGCGGTCCACGTGATGTGAGTACTGCAAATGAACGTTTTGAAGGTTTTGTAGACGTTATTACGCAAAATAATCTTTCGTATATGATTGCAGAGAGTACGTTTGATCCAGCAAATAGTGAGCGTGTAGCGATGGAATTATTAGAAGAATACCCGCATATTGATGGTATTGTTGCTGGGAATGATTTAATTGCGATTGGTATTGTAAAGGCTGCACTTCAAAAGGGGATTGCCATTCCAGATGATTTACAAATTATTGGATTTGATGGAATTTCTTTAACAGAAATGATGTATCCATCTATTACAACAGTTGCACAACCGATATATGAAATGGGGAAAATTGCAACAGAGTTGTTGTTAGAGCAAATGGAAGGAAATACATTAGAAGAGAAACACTATCGTTTGCCGATTGAAATTATAGAACGAAATACAACGAAGTAA
- the rbsD gene encoding D-ribose pyranase gives MKKHGVLNSEIAAVLASLGHTDTVVIADCGLPIPDGVKRIDLAVEIGKPSFLEVLQVVADDMAIEKVTLAEEVIINNAEVNKEIEQKLIEPAFEYVSHEQFKEHTKKAKAIIRTGEATPYANVILHAGVIF, from the coding sequence ATGAAAAAGCATGGTGTATTAAACAGTGAAATCGCGGCAGTCCTTGCTTCACTTGGGCATACAGATACGGTTGTAATTGCTGATTGCGGGTTACCGATTCCGGATGGAGTAAAACGAATTGATTTAGCTGTTGAGATTGGAAAACCGAGTTTTTTAGAGGTGTTACAAGTTGTAGCTGATGATATGGCAATCGAAAAAGTGACGTTAGCAGAAGAAGTCATTATAAATAATGCGGAAGTAAATAAAGAGATCGAGCAAAAATTAATAGAGCCAGCATTTGAGTATGTATCTCATGAACAATTTAAAGAGCATACAAAGAAAGCGAAGGCGATTATTCGTACAGGCGAGGCTACGCCTTATGCAAATGTAATTTTACATGCAGGCGTGATTTTTTAA
- the rbsK gene encoding ribokinase, which translates to MPNIAVVGSISMDLVAVSKKRPKAGETVIGEAFHTIPGGKGANQAVAAARLGANVAMVGAVGNDDYGTVVRKNLENERIFIDYVVPVTDRTTGIAHIVLAEEDNSIVVVQGANALVNKSVVDRSKDLLVKADMVVLQLEIPLETVKYVLAICEEHNIPVMLNPAPAQVLSEEILEKATYITPNEHECRIVLDDFTSPIEDLLAKYPNKLLMTEGSNGVRFHNGTEIVHVPSIAVDVVDTTGAGDTFNGALAVALSEGETLQKAIRFANIAGGLSVTKLGAQGGMPTRDRVREVQVIVG; encoded by the coding sequence ATGCCAAATATTGCAGTAGTAGGAAGCATTTCAATGGACTTAGTGGCTGTTTCAAAAAAACGGCCGAAAGCAGGAGAAACAGTAATTGGTGAAGCGTTTCATACAATCCCAGGAGGGAAAGGGGCAAACCAAGCAGTTGCTGCAGCTAGGTTAGGAGCAAATGTAGCGATGGTTGGAGCGGTAGGAAATGATGATTATGGAACAGTAGTTAGAAAAAATTTAGAGAACGAACGCATTTTTATCGATTATGTGGTACCGGTTACAGATAGAACGACAGGAATTGCTCATATCGTTTTAGCAGAAGAAGATAACAGTATTGTTGTCGTACAAGGGGCAAATGCTCTTGTAAATAAGTCAGTTGTAGATCGCTCCAAAGACCTTCTTGTAAAAGCGGATATGGTTGTTCTTCAACTAGAAATTCCACTTGAAACAGTAAAATATGTATTGGCTATTTGTGAGGAACATAATATTCCTGTTATGTTGAATCCAGCGCCAGCACAAGTTTTATCAGAAGAAATTTTAGAAAAAGCAACTTATATTACGCCAAATGAACATGAGTGCCGCATTGTATTAGATGATTTTACATCACCAATTGAAGATTTATTGGCGAAGTATCCAAATAAATTATTGATGACAGAAGGTTCTAACGGTGTTCGTTTCCATAATGGCACAGAGATTGTACATGTTCCTAGCATTGCTGTTGATGTAGTGGATACAACTGGAGCTGGTGATACATTTAATGGTGCGTTAGCAGTTGCACTTTCTGAAGGAGAGACACTTCAAAAAGCAATTCGTTTCGCGAATATTGCCGGTGGTCTTTCTGTAACGAAACTTGGAGCACAGGGCGGTATGCCAACGAGAGATCGAGTACGTGAAGTGCAGGTGATTGTTGGATGA
- the rbsA gene encoding ribose ABC transporter ATP-binding protein RbsA, which produces MHIEMKNISKAFNGNPVLKNAQFMIETGEVHALMGENGAGKSTLMKILTGVYKKDDGTITIDGQERTFKNAKEAEEYGIAFIHQELNILPNLTVAENMFLGKELMYGKTGILRTRQMNAIAQQQLAELGLHVRGAMLAEELSVGQQQIIEIAKALMTNASVIIMDEPTAALTDREIETLFIVINKLRKEGVSFVYISHRMEEIFSICDAITILRDGEYVGKRLIPETSFDEVVSMMVGRSIGERYPERNSQIGDVIFEMRNGTKKGKFENVSFQVRKGEILGVAGLMGAGRTDIMKAIFGYEPLDSGQIFINGQEVKIDSPIDAIRQRIAFITEDRKSEGLVLDFSIRENLSLPNLESLSKGSVLSNELEQQFTEDMMKLLNVKASSGEQAVKSLSGGNQQKIVIAKWLGIHPQLLILDEPTRGVDVGAKKEIYSIMNKLTEQGDAVIMVSSELPEVLGMSDRVLVIHEGKVGGILGKDEASQESIMALATGGE; this is translated from the coding sequence ATGCATATTGAAATGAAAAACATTTCAAAGGCGTTCAATGGCAATCCTGTTTTGAAGAATGCACAGTTTATGATTGAAACAGGAGAAGTCCATGCATTGATGGGGGAAAATGGAGCGGGTAAATCAACGCTCATGAAGATTTTAACAGGTGTATACAAAAAAGATGATGGGACAATCACGATTGATGGGCAAGAGCGCACCTTTAAAAATGCGAAAGAAGCTGAAGAGTACGGCATCGCATTTATACATCAAGAACTAAACATATTGCCGAATTTAACAGTAGCTGAAAATATGTTTCTTGGTAAAGAGTTAATGTATGGGAAAACAGGTATTTTACGCACTCGACAAATGAACGCGATTGCGCAGCAGCAACTAGCAGAGCTAGGATTGCATGTAAGAGGCGCTATGTTAGCAGAGGAACTATCGGTTGGACAACAGCAAATTATCGAAATTGCGAAAGCATTAATGACAAACGCGAGCGTTATTATTATGGATGAACCTACTGCGGCACTGACGGATCGTGAAATCGAAACGCTCTTTATAGTAATCAATAAGTTACGTAAAGAAGGTGTTTCATTCGTGTACATTTCGCATCGTATGGAAGAGATTTTCTCGATATGTGATGCCATTACGATTTTGCGTGATGGAGAATACGTCGGAAAGAGATTAATTCCAGAAACATCATTTGATGAAGTAGTGAGTATGATGGTGGGGCGCAGCATTGGTGAACGTTACCCAGAGCGAAATAGTCAAATTGGTGATGTCATTTTTGAAATGCGTAACGGAACGAAGAAAGGGAAATTTGAAAATGTTTCGTTTCAAGTAAGGAAAGGTGAAATCCTTGGTGTTGCTGGTTTAATGGGAGCTGGACGCACTGATATTATGAAAGCGATATTTGGTTATGAACCTTTAGATTCTGGACAAATTTTTATAAATGGACAAGAAGTAAAAATTGATAGTCCGATAGATGCAATTAGACAGAGAATTGCTTTCATTACAGAAGATAGAAAGTCTGAAGGATTAGTGTTAGATTTCTCTATTCGCGAAAACTTATCGTTACCGAATTTAGAAAGTCTTTCAAAAGGAAGTGTTCTAAGCAACGAGCTAGAACAACAGTTTACAGAGGATATGATGAAGCTTCTTAATGTGAAAGCATCTAGCGGAGAGCAGGCAGTGAAATCTCTTTCTGGTGGAAATCAGCAAAAGATTGTAATCGCAAAATGGCTAGGCATTCATCCGCAATTACTCATTTTAGATGAGCCAACAAGAGGTGTAGATGTTGGAGCGAAAAAAGAAATTTACTCTATCATGAATAAGCTTACAGAGCAAGGCGATGCCGTTATTATGGTATCATCTGAGCTTCCGGAAGTTTTAGGGATGAGTGATCGAGTTCTTGTCATTCATGAAGGAAAAGTCGGCGGCATTTTAGGGAAAGATGAGGCATCACAAGAGTCTATTATGGCACTAGCTACAGGGGGAGAGTAA